One Nicotiana tomentosiformis chromosome 1, ASM39032v3, whole genome shotgun sequence genomic window, ctttttcatcacATAAGATAATCAAAGAACCCATCATAAATTCATGGGCTTTAAATTCCAGAATCTagttttttcttcatattttttgtaaattttgcaAACTCTTAATAAGTTGTTAGGCCCAAACGGCAATTTATTGTAAAACATAAAAACTTTATGGCCTAGGTAGTCCtctgatgtttggctataattccatatttttagtgcattatttACCTTATAttttaggtgctttaatgctaaactatactatattgcacttaattgagtctattttatgtgtaggtatatTGGAGATGAAATTGGAGCAAAGTGAATATTTAAAGTGTAAATCATGCTCGAAAACAAtaggaaagaagaaagaaagaattgagcagATGGAAAATGAAGCAGCAGGCGAAGCAAGCCTAGTGGCTCGCGTTAGAGCAGACGAGGCGAGCTCTTTAGCTCGTGTTGAAGCGCGCAAAGCAAGGGTTATGGCGAGGTTGAGCGTGCGGCAGGGCTTGCGCCGCACAGTCTGAGGCGAGATGAAGCTCGTGTTTTGCCTCGCGAGGCGAAGTCCGTAGAGAGCCTGATCCGGATTTTAAAAGCCTATTTCGTCTCCTTGTTAGACTTGGGCTatgtcgtttaggtcttttcctacacatataaatagtcattaaacaccactTTTCAGGGAGTTTTGCGACCAGAGGCAagaatatttctgaagattgattacgtgaatttgtgcgagtctagtagctgtgctTAGTAGGTTAATTTcctatgggattcgactccggacttattaaccagattatatttgcaacgactacttagtcctttttataaggcatagttgggagtgatcaaattttggctctATTTCCGAGGAtttaacggtgttattaattgcagctaaaagaagtgttagaattcttagtgtagtcaattttcttcattttaaactaAATCCATTGAAATTCTAAtgtttgtagtcttgggtgttacaggtgcatgcctagaaactcctcaagaactggtgaattgttcgaagtattatcagatcctgagaaagttttcaatTCGTtgaatcgtgcaaacaagaaggATAAACAGCAATAGAACTCAACAGAACGAATCGAACTAGACATGGATGATGTAATAGAAAACCCAAACAACAACGAAGCAgccttgtatgattgggcacaatCTACCACTGAAAATCTGGCAACCACAATTGTTGTCCCTAAGATACAAGCggaatcatttcaaatcacaaataacatgctacatttgttgcagaacaaggcACTGTTCTcagggtcttacattgaagatcctcagcaaCAACTGACAAATTTCCTATCGATATGTGTCACGCAAAGGCAACCAAATGTGACACCGGAAGCAATAAGGCTATTGTTGTTTCCATTCTCGGTGACGGGAGAGGCTCAGACTTGGCTCAATTCACTCCCAATAAACTCCATCACTAcgtgggaggaattagtcaagtaatttttgaacaagttctacccacctaataagactgccaaacaagttgatgagatattgagcttcaggcagaaACCAACTGAAACACTGCAAGAAACGTAGGAGAGATTCAAAGGAATGCTGGTTAAGTAaccacatcatggcattccagatcaaaTGTTGGGggaaaggttctacatgggattggcagacagcttgaaggccaatgttgatgcttcagcaggtggagaatttttgagcaaatcattcagagaatgcaagatcttacttgataaaatggctcaaaactcaggatggatgacaagagactctacAAACACTCCTATCATTCACTCAGTagctttggacccaaacaactccatagccgagaatatggccactctgatgacgcaaatgagtatcctcaccaaaaagatcgatgaatcaggccagaagcatGTACATATAGTTGATGTTactaatgggggcttatgtacaccatgcattaactaACATATGTATGCTCGTGGAGTGCTGAAAGTGACAACCAGAACTATAAGGAAAATATGAACTATGTGGCCAACTATGGaggacagaggcaaggtggtcagaattgggggcaGCAGAATCAGCAATATAGACTAGCACAACAGCAGTACAATAATAGCAATAATCCTGGGGCTATGCGACCACAGGGTCAAGTTGTGCTTTACCAAATGGATGAAAAGGCCCAACAAATGCAAGAAAAGGTTGTATCGCAGGACTCAACTATCAAAGGCATTGAGGTTCAACTAGGGCAGATATCGATGGCTTTGAATAATCGTCCCTAAGGGACGTTACCTGCGGACACCCATGTCGATCCAAAAGAGCAAGGGCCCGAAGCAACTTATGGCGGTGAGTTTATGAAATGGTAGAGATCTAGATCtagagcaagaaattgctcgCGAAAGCCGAACAAATGAAACACTTGTGCCAGTACCCATTGAGATAGATAATTCAACAAGTTTAACTGAGGTAACGATACAACATGCACAAGAGAGcaaaagcaaagaaaaagaggttgcgAAGGAGACTGAGGTAGTGCAAGAAATGACAGTAGAAGCAGTGCTCGAGCAAGATCAAACTCAAATCACAGGAAGGAAGCGACCTCCAACACCCTTCCCACATAGATTGGCAAAATATCGGAAGGATGAgcagtataagaaattcatggagatgttgaaACAAATCCAGGTGAATATTCCACTGATTGACGCCTTGAGGGAGATGCCTGGGTATGCCAAAATGATGAAGGATTGATGTCTTGCAAGTTCGACTTCCAAGACTTGGCCACTGTTACACTAACCTAGACCTGTAGTGCTGTTATGACGAGACCCATAATTGAGAAGTTGTCCGACCCggggagtttcacaatcccatgcacaataggcagctatgcttttgctaaagcattgtgtgatttaggggcaagcataaacttgatgcccttggctatctataaaaggttaggcattggaagagcaagacccacatccatgttactaTAGTTAGCCGACCGGACATTGAAGAGGCCATCAGGTATCCGTGTTGATGTACTAGTGTAGGTTGGAAAGTTTGTGTTtccagcagattttgtcattttggactgccgggttgacgagtagattcccataattttgggaagaccattcTTGGCCACCGGAGAGCtctaattgattgtgaaactggagagctaaaaatgagactgaacgatgaagagataacgttcaatgtgcagaagtctatgcggcgaccaagtgaatttgctatctgctctctgatagaagctgaggatgtaattttggaggaggaagatgaggctCTGAACGCTAAAGACCCCCTAGCAGCCTGTCTCATGAACTTGAAAGAAGTAAATAGAGAGGACATGGCGGAGTGGGTGTTGActcttgaaggccaagggttCTGGAAAAGAGAGCTCAAATTTGAGTCtttgcacttagaagaaagaaagactcTTACTGCTAAGCCATCGATCgaagagccaccacagttggaactGAAACCGCTACCACCTCACCTCGGGTATGCTTTCTTGGGATCTAACTCAAGTTTACATATTATTATCacatctggtttgttagatgtgcaggcaTAGCATCTTTTGAAGGTATTAATATAGTGCAAAAactgcaattggttggaccattgcagACATTAAGGGTATCAACCCAATCTTCTGTATGCATAAGCTTTTACTGGAAGATGGGGACAAaacttccagagaacatcaaagaaggctgaaccccaacatgaaagaagtCGTGGAAAAGGAGGTGATacagtggttagatgcgggaatcattTTCCCCATCTCCGACAACAACTGGGTTAGCCTAgttcaatgtgtgccaaagaaagatggaatgACTATAGTGCAAAATCAGAACAACGAGCTGatctcaacaagaacagtcacgggatggcgaatttgaatggactacagaagattgaacaaggccacccgaaaagTCCATTTTCCCCTGACGTTCATTGATCAGATGTTAGATAGATTGACTGGGAGGTCCCACTTCTGATTTCTAGACGGATACTTGGGATATAATCAGATCTTTATTTCCCCAAAAGATAGAGTGAAAATGTCATTCACTTGTCCATGTGGCATCTACGCTTTCCGAAAAATGTCGTTCGGCCTATGCAATGCATCCGCCATattccaaaggtgcatgatggccatctttacagatatggtagaagacataatggaagtcttcatggatgatttctcagttGTGGGAGACTCGTTCGATGACTGCCTTAAGAATCTGAAAAGAGTGCTGAAAATATGTGTGGAGACTAATCTAGTGCTTAACTggaaaaagtgccatttcatggtacatgaAAGGATAGTTTTGGGGCACCTAGTGTCAAGTAAAGGCATTGAGGTGGATCGTGCAAAGGTTGATGTGATAAAAAAGTTACCACCACCCACTTCCGTCAAAGCAATAAGAATCTTCCTTGGCCACACCAGTTTCTACAAAcggtttataaaagatttctccaaaattgctaaccccttatgtaaaCTGCTTGAAAAAAatcacccttttgtgttttctgatgactgcatGGTAGCGtttgaggagttgaagaagaaactggtgactgcaccaatcatagtGGCCCAGACTGGGGCAACCTTTCgagctgatgtgtgatgcaagcgactATGCCGTGGGAGCAGTTCTTGGGCAGTAATAAAGATAAAGCCATGCACCCGatctactatgcaagtagaaccTTGAGCGGCGCCCAACTGAATTACATAGTGACAGAGAAAGAGATGCTAGTTATGGTGTTCGCTTTTGATAAATacaggtcatacctgataggaTCGAAGGTAATTGTTTACACTGACC contains:
- the LOC138896455 gene encoding uncharacterized protein, with the translated sequence MGLADSLKANVDASAGGEFLSKSFRECKILLDKMAQNSGWMTRDSTNTPIIHSVALDPNNSIAENMATLMTQMSILTKKIDESGQKHNYKENMNYVANYGGQRQGGQNWGQQNQQYRLAQQQYNNSNNPGAMRPQGQVVLYQMDEKAQQMQEKVVSQDSTIKGIEVQLGQISMALNNHLEQEIARESRTNETLVPVPIEIDNSTSLTEVTIQHAQESKSKEKEVAKETEVVQEMTVEAVLEQDQTQITGRKRPPTPFPHRLAKYRKDEQYKKFMEMLKQIQVNIPLIDALREMPGYAKMMKD
- the LOC138896449 gene encoding uncharacterized protein codes for the protein MDDVIENPNNNEAALYDWAQSTTENLATTIVVPKIQAESFQITNNMLHLLQNKALFSGSYIEDPQQQLTNFLSICVTQRQPNVTPEAIRLLLFPFSVTGEAQTWLNSLPINSITTWEELVK